The segment ATGCTTTGTCAGGGCTCTGGGGATGTCCCTATTAGTTTGGAGATACCCTTCCTTACTCTTGGGTATACAGGCCTCATGATGCTCCCCACACTTTCTGCTCCTAGCTACATCTCTCTTGGTGGTCCCGTCCTCTTTGCTCAAGCACCCGTGGACAAAAAGGGCGGGAAAGGCTGGTGTCTGGAAAGCAGCAGCCCAGAAGGGGAGAGAGCTACTGGATCCCCACAGTAAGCACTCCCATGAATCCCCAGGATGCCATATACCTCTATAGTCAGGAGCCCTGTTCAATGATTGCTCCCACCCTTTTATCAATCTGTTGGCATTTCTGTGTCCTACTAGGCAAAAGTAGGTATATCTCGTTTGCCCTTTGAGTTTCCTCTCGCCTGCTCTAATCAGTGAGGTACTCCAAAGAGACCCGACTCTGAACAAGTTAGACACCTGTGTTTTCACCAGCAGAAAAGCGAAAGCTTCTTCCCTGACTCCTGAGCCAGAGAACAGTTCAATGAACAGAACAGGACTGGGTGGACTAACAGCAGGAAACGATGAGACTGCAGAGTTAAGAGTCTGTgtcctcaaaaaggaaaaaaaaaaaaaaaagccttaaggttggggatttagctcagcggtagagcgcttgcctagcgagcgcaaggccctgggttcggtccccagctctggaaaaaaaaaagaaaaaagaaaaaaaaaaaaaaaagagtccgtGTCCTCAAAAGGGGCCAGAGCCCGCTTGGGTTTTAAAAGACTAGCCTTACAAAGAAGCAGGACAGGAGTCTGTCTTTTAGTGGCCGTATACCTTTTTGAACCTACTGCCTGCAAGGCTCGCTTAGGGCATGCCTAGTAACAGAACCACTGGTCCTTGACCAGACTTTTTAGGTTGCTCAGAGCTCCAGATGAGAACACACGATTCCAATTTGGGAAAAATTTGGTGGCTTGTAGGCCTTTAGCCAAAGAgaagtagatgctgggaacttaTTCCAGGAAACAGGGCAGTCAACTGAGGAAAGGCCTTGGTGGAGTATCCCTTTATTTCTGGCAGCTCTCCTGGTGACTGGTTTGTCTGCGTGCAAAGGAACACCCACATAGGCCTGGCCTGCCAGCCTACCAGACACCGGATCAGGCAGCCATACTCACTGAACTCAATAAGCAGCTTTCCATAGCCCCGGCGCTGATAAGGTGGCAGAGTCAAGATGCAGGCCACATTGTAATCTTCTGTGGACTCCTTTTCCTGGAAAAAGTAGGTGGGTTAAAGAAGGCCAGGCTCAGGGCAGGGCTGAGGGACAGCCTTTGTGAGTGCTGACCTTGGAGAAGTAGCCCACGATGTGGAAGCCCTTGCAGTCATACTCCGTCATTACATAGAAAAGGAAGGGGTCTGTGTCATAGTACAATGTCTTGTGGTCGAGGAAACACTTGGCCAGAAGACACAGGTTTTGTGAGTAACTCTATAAAGGAAAAGACCTCACAGTCAATACTCTGGGATACTGTTTTTAAACAGTTAATTTACTATGCCACATGTGCCTGTACACAACATGCACACGCATGGGAGTCCATTCCCCTTCCACCATAGGTTCTACAGAGTAAACTCGGGTGGCCAGGCTTGTGTGACAAGCCCTTccatgcactgagccatctcaagggCTCTGAGGAGCACTTCTTCCTGCTGTTCCAGTTGAGAGGGTTGAACTTCCCGCCCAGGACCCTGGCCCATCCCACCAGTCAGATTAGCACCACTGCTTAGAAGCACTACTTAAGTGACCAGGAGCCTACAAACTAACGTCCAACTGCCTGCCCTGCCCCTGGTGAGCTGTAGAGCTTCCACATCCCCAGCAAAGCCTGCCCTGGGCCTGCattgtcctcttttccacttaAAGTTTCCAAGCCAGGAATGCCTGTAACCTCCactcttaggaggcagagggaaatacaagtttgaagtcagtcagctagggatacatagtgagttaTTAAGTTTCCAAATGGACTAGTCATCAGGAGAGACATTCTACCCATGTGGCTGTAGGTGTCAGAACCTGAACGCTCTAGCTGGTGACCCTTCCTGGGAACTGGTCTGCAATTCTGTGGAGGTTTAAGGAACTGCCAGCCTTAGGGATTTTTCCCTACAACTCTGGACTGGTTGTCTTATCACATGTGACTTCTAGAAGAATTTCAGACAGCTTTGCAACTGCTGGTCATCTACTTGAACACCACACTTAATATACAACAATGTGAAACTTTGTACTTTCCTCTTGAAGAAGTAGCTCCTCTTCAAGGTGAGCTCCCAAACCAATCCAGaaatctgcctctctctccatccataCCCTGGAGGCCTTAAAAAGTGTGTATTTCAAGGACCTCCATACTTGTCACTTAAAGAAACCCTAACCTGTTCCTCCCCACTGATCTTGTTCCTGACACCTGACCTTTGACCTTGCCTCAccacctctccctttctttttactttttgcatGCACTGTCCTGGTACATTGGTGGCTGCATCTCTGAACCCAACTGCTTACAACTGTTTAAATATGTTCTCTTTGCTATGTCCAGGCTCACAGGTTAACCTGCAAACTGTTTCAAAACAGATCTGActctagccctggctggcctacaaCTCCCCATAGACCAgtagagacctgcctgcctctgcttccggaGTGCTAGGAATAAAGGATGTACCAGCACACCCAACCAAAGATCCTTTTTAACTCAGCTTTAGAAAGGATCCTACTGTGTAGTTCAGACTGGCTCTGAATGTCAGCTCCTAGCATCAGCTTCCGGGATGCTGGGCCACACTGTTCTTTAACTGCCTCCAATTTTACACTTAACCTTTGCTGTCTTACAGGTTTTTGCTTTGGTTCCCTGAGATAGGTCTTTCTTATTTTATAGCTcaggttggcttggaactcataTCAGActaatcttgaactcagagttctctgagtgctggaattctaGGCATACACACCTCCAAGCTCCTGACAGCTTCCTCTGAACTCTGCTAACCCAGCCTTTGTTTCCGATACTCCTCACACTGGGATCTGAATAGCTGGTATGTCTACTTCTGCCATGGACAGTGACCTCTCCGGGAAGAGAATGTATCTAAATGCCAGTGTTCTGTGCATTCCCCAGCTCTACGTCAGGCATTCAATAAAAACAGTGAACTAATCTATAGCCAGAGTGGTCAACTGTTCTGAGCAGGAAAAGGTTGTTCATATGATGTATTCCAGCCCCATGCACAAGCCACTGACCTTGTTTTTCCGCCCATCAATCTCAAAAAAGGAGATGGTGCCCTTGCGGTAAATTTCATTGCCTGGAGGGTGTCGAAGATCACATTTGGTCTAAGGACAAAAGGAGGATCAGGTGGGGACTGGTGAGGGTACACTGGGTAGGCAGCCTCCCAAGACCCTTCATACCAAGTGGCGCTGCAGACACTTGAGGCTACGGCCATATTTGAGGCAAAATTCGCACAGGTAGAGGACAGGTAGCGTGGTAAGCTCTTGAGGGTACGGGGAGAAGTACCACGGCTTGAGGCGGTGCCGGCCAAGCTCAATACACTCAATGTTCTTCATCCGGGTGACAATGTCGTCGTGGCTCCGGTCAGACACCAAACTGCCAGTCATGCGTGGTGCTGACGGTATTCCATCTGAGCTGTCCTGAGAATCCTGCCCAGGGCAAATGGAAAATACCAGATAACAGCAGGTAAGCAGAACATGGCTCACAACACTGCCGTAGGTTTCTTCCTTCAAGTCTACCATCAACTAAGGGGCAAGCATCATAATCTCCACTTTCCAAAATAAACCAAGAACCAGAAATTGGtatggtaaaaaaacaaaacaaaacaaaacaaacaaacaaacaaacaaaatagcccAATGCTTCATCTGCTTGGCTCCCAACCAACACCCTCACTGCCCAACCAACACCCTCACTGCCTAACTAACACCTTGTTTGCTTTAAATTGGTCACTGAATGAACTCTCCATGCCCAAGTCCACTCCCTGTTTCCCAgcttccctcttcctctgctcctTGATACCCACCTCATCAGTGCCCAGGCAATTAGATTTCCGCTTCCGTCCTGGCTGTGCTGCCACTGCCCTACGGGCTGATCCATTCTGTGgatgacagaagaaaaagggtGACCATGAGATGATCCTGGAGGAGGATGCTAGACAGAAGAGGGGGGAAGACCAGACGGGCTGTTggggtggcttagtggttaagaatcccgctcttccagaggtcatgggttcctttcccagcacccacatggggctcACACAACTCTAGTTCAGtgcatccaatgccctcttctggccattgCACCCGGCATGCAAGTAGAACATATGACTATCACAGACAAAACCTTCATACATGTAAAAAGACTGGAAGACTCACCTGGGGGAAAACTGAAGCTGGGGCTGTCTCGCTGGGCACTGGAGTTGCTGGTGAAACCACCTCCACCTTCCGTTTCTGcagagagaaaccaggaaaggtgggTCAGAAGGTAGAGAAGGTGGGACCTGAGAAGAAAGCAAGGTCCCTGGAATTGCTGAGGGTACCGTTGAGCGGTGGTTGGGTTGCAGGCAGGAGCTGGAGGAGAGCGGCTGGTCAGGCTCGCCACCTGGAATGGCCTCCCGCTCCTTGGGCAGGTTGAAGCGGAGTGTGATCTGGACCGGGATTGGCAAGGTCTTCCCGCTGGCCTGGGCGGAGGCCGGCTGTAGAGATAGGTCCAGGGTCTTCCTCTggggtggggatggtggtggGATGGCGAAGGGGAGGATGGGCCCCTCAGCATGGAGTGATCAAATCCCACCCTCTGCCTTCTCTAAAGCAAGGCAATACTGGACTCTGGAAGCTACACCTGCAATTTGGTCCCCATCCTTTGCAAGCTGAAGCCATGGCAAAAGAATGCTGCCTCCTGCCCATTCAGGAACCCCTGAGGCCAAGAGATGcaagaaggaagaggcaggagagaaaagaTGAAATGGGGGACCTACTCACCACCTCTCTTTCGGGAGAGCCGGGGCGGGACCCAGGAAGTCCGTTCTTGGTAGGTGTCTTGGCTTCTTTCTTGGGAAATTGGATCTTCTTTAAGTCCAGCCGCTCGTGAGTCACCCATTCATCCAGACGTTTGTTGACTGCAGCAGTGAAAATGGCTCAGGAGGGATGCCAGAGGCTGCCCTCAACCCTATCCAGCAACCCACTTTTTCCAGGCCCAGAACTCACAATCAATGTAATGGACATAGAAAAGCTTCCGGCCACTGATGTCCTTCACGCTCAGGATCTCAGCCAGGGCTAAGGGAACAACACAGACAGGGGGTCTTAATCAAGGCAGATCATGAGACTCCACCCTTCGACCTGAATTCCACCTCTAGGCTGGATGTCTAcgtcccagcacttagaagggcTAGTTCAAGACCCCTTTAGTCACCAAGTGACACCTCTCTCCAAGCCCCGCCCGGATCATCTCCGTACGTCCAAAAGTCACGCCCCTCCTTCCGAGTATCTGCGACCGCCCCAGGATTGcagaagcccctccccctcccgtgtGATCGTTGACTCCCTCCCGCCCCTCGCCCTCAGGTTCCTTGGACCCGCCCCCCGACGTCACTCACGCCACTCATCTTCGTTGTCCTGGTTGCGCCGCAGCACGGGCAGGCGGCAGCCCTCGATTATCTCCCCCTGGGGAGACAGCGCGGCGCCAGGGTCGGCTACTGGGGGGCCTCGGGCTCTACCCACCTCCCCTGGCTCCCTCCGCCCCGCCCCGGGCACCGGACTCACCACCTCcgccatcttccctccctccactgccACTTCCGGCCCCTCTGGGAAACGTCACTTCCGGAGCTGAGTGCGCTATAGGCCCGAGCCCCTCGAAACTGCTTGAGAGGAAAACACTTGAGAGTCACTGCCAGCTGGTTGGTAGTAAAAAGCGGGCCCGGTTGAGGAATGGAACAACAGGGCGTTGTAAGCCTGAGGCCAAGTACTAGATGGAATCCCTACTATTCGCACAGCGATTGGAGGAACGCCGAGTCTGTCACGTGACGCCCACCGGGTGCGACGCCGGTCACTCAGATCAAGTGTTTATGCTTTGTCTGGCCGCAGTGTTCCGGCGAGCCTCATAGTGGCAGTGTGAGGTGTCACCCTGAGTAGGAGGCTAAGGAGTTGGGTTTTGGACCCCGGGGAATCAGTAGAACCGAAGGAATTTAAAATTCTAGCCAGGTGTCTGCATATTATTGCACAGGCTTGGGGACTTAGCAAGATTTTTTAGttctttggtcttttttttttttttttttttggttctttttttcggagctggggaccgaacccagggccttgcgcttcctaggcaagcgctctaccactgagctaaatccccaacccctgattttttAGTTCTTaatattggatttttatttttaaaatagtatataTGTGGCTCTATAAATGGAAAGGTTCAAAATTCCAGTAGTCATTCAGTCAACGAGAGTGGATGTCTCAGTTGATCTTCATTGTACATCAGAATCCCAAAGAAGATAATGACAGTGAAGGAGTGGAGTTGCCAATGAGAGTGAGAACAGGTAGGCAAAGAGTAAAAGCAGCTTGGCGGTAGTGGCAGAGACAGCCGAATCTcttgagttgaggccagcctagtctacagagtcagttccaggacaggcagggctacacagagagaccctgctcTGGGGGGTGGCAGGGAGAAAAAGCTTCATGTCTTTACATTAGTTTCCACCAGAAGGTGTATCTTCTGACTTTGAGTAACAAGAATAAAGGTGTGTTCTCCCACCTCAAAGATCTGGATTACAAGTGGGTCTTCCACCAAGCAGTCTTCCAGcatgggggaggcagaggcaggcagatctcttgagttcgaggctagcctggtctacagagcaaattccaagacagcccgggctacactgagaaatcctgtctccaaaacaaaataacaacaaaaaccagtgggtcttcctgcttcagACTTGGCAAAAATTGTTcacatgtgtgtttttccatttttgggttttagttaaatCCAGATGTAGTCAAATGGACAACCAAGAATAACTATcacagatattttttaaaagatttatttattttatgtatgtgagtacactgtagctgtcttcagacataccagaagagggcatcagatcccgttacagatggttgtgagccaccatgtggttgctgggaattgaactcaggacctctggaagagcagtgagtgctcttaaccactgagctatctctccagccccactatcACAGATAGTAATAAAGTGCCTAGGGCGGGGGAGACCCTTTGACCTTTGTTCTAAATGTTACCAGTTTAAATGGTTCTGGGTCCATTCGGCCACTCTGAGAAGAGTTTATATGCAGAAGTAAAGGAGGGGTCTCGGTTGCATCACAGGAGCATTAATAACAGCACTGGGATTTGATATCTGTGTAGACTGTGTTCAGCATAGAAGTACTGAAAAACCAGTagaccttttgttattgtttgcttTGAGATGAAGTCGGACTTTGTAGCCCTGCTTGGCCTGTAACTTGTCATGAGGATGACAACAGGCATGTACAAGCACACAGTATTTGCCATCTTTTAGAACATCCTGTCTTCCCCTGAGGAACTAAAACATCACTGGTGTTACTTACTACAGCCTCACATACATGGGACCTGGTGTTGATTTCTTGCTTTGGTTCCATGAGGTTTTTTCCTTTAGTGTTTAAAGGCTGTTTACCTGGATATGTGCATGCATCAGTTACACgtggtgcctgtgaaggccagaagggggcattggaCCACCTAGAAATGGAGTTGtggacaattgtgagccaccctgtggttgctaggaactgaagcCCGGTCTTATTCTTAtgtaagagtagcaagtgctcttaaccgtgaAGCCTTTGCTCCAGCCCTTGTGTTTTAATCTGtaattgtgtgcatatgtatgtatccaAGTGTGGTTTTGTTCATCTGAGTGCAAGTGCCCTGGAGCCtagaaaagggtgttggatctcctggagctggggttacggATGGTTGTAAACCTCCCAGAGTGAGTGCTGAGAGTACAGTCTCcatcactgagtcatttctccagcccttctaGCACATCCATTCCTCCTTCTTCGTACGTACTTCTCTCTACTTTCTCTAAGTCCAGGTCACTCTTTAAAATCATAAGTTCCCCCACTGTGggaatttgtttgtttgctgctgTCTCCTCAGCCCCACTAGCTAAGTACCTAGCTAGTTTTTAATGACTACAACAGGCTCAGGGACTATtgaatgggggctggggatttagctcagtggtagagcacttgcctagcaagcacaaggccctgggttcggtcctcagctccgagaaaaaaaaaaagaaaaaaaaaagaactattgaATGAGCAGGGGAAAGCTGGATGCCCAGTTGATTTCCAGAGCAAAGCTACTGGGACACATTAAAAAGGTTTTTTAATTCTACATGCCTGGGTGTTTTgcctcatgtatgtctgtgcattgcATGCCTGCCTGGTGCCAGCAGAGGGAGACTGGATTTAAAGAGAGTTGTAAGCCAGTATATGGATGCTGGAAATAAaacctgggtcatctggaagagtCAGTGCCCATAACCACTCAGCTGTCTCCAGCACCAAGGACTCCTTGTAAAAGTAGCTGAGAGCACCATCCTGTCCAAGCTGAAAGCTTGGAGTCAAAGGGAGGTCCAGAAAAATAGACACACCCCCAAGGCTCCTCCCAGCACCTCGTGGTCCTAGTCCTGACAGCTACAGTTGAGGAGGTAGCTTTTCACCTTCCTTTTCTATTCCTTTGTTCTTtaatctcaggctggcctcaaacacatgatctttttgcctcagcctcccaagagctgtaATTATAGGAGCATATTTCTGGTATCAGACTGTCTTAcatagggtttccattgctgtgataaacactgcgACCAAAAGCACCATGGGGAGAAAGGATGTATTCCATCTTGCAGCTTGTTGTCCATCATCTAGAGAAGTTAGGGCAGGAATGAGGTTTACTGGTGTGTTCCCTGTAACTTGTGCAGTCTGTTTTCTTATGTACCCTGGGACCACTCTCACAGTGATCTGAGGcctcccacattaatcactaattaagaaaatgttgcCTACAGAcaaatcttatgaaggcatttcctcaattcaGAGTACCTCTTCTCAAGTGGCTCTAGCATTTgtttctgtagagaaaatacgTTTAGTTTCCAGCACGCACAACCACCTGTCAGGACAGACAGCGCTGGgttgccttcccctccccccaattaAGCTGTGTGCCTGGCATGTCACTTTTATCTGACCTACAGTGGTGTGATGTTAGTGGTACGATAAAGGTGGCTGTAATGTTAGATGCGGCGATAACATTTGAACAGTACCTTAACCTTTGGCACATAGCCCATCCCAATAAACATTGACTATTGTTACTGTGCTGGAGATGGGCCCAGAGGCTGGTTCCCAGAGCCCAGGAACTAAGGTGAATCACATGCAAAGGAAACCAACCACTCCGCAGGCACAAGGATGCTTGGCTGTGCTTCCTTTAAATACCAAAGTGAATTCTTCTGGTGTGATGTAATTTAGAGCTAGACATTTCCCCACCAGTATTGGGGGGGATATTCCAAGAGTCAGAAACTGATAGGTCGCTGGACTCTGAAGTTTTGTACCTAAAGACCGAGGCTTATAGGTTACaggtcggtctctctctctctctctctctctctctctctctctctctctctctttctctctctctctctgaatttcgATTTAACTAAATTTGAACTATtattgctgggttttttttgggggggggatacATTCCcttgttttaattatgtgtgtatctACATGTGTTTAAGTGTGCGTGAGAGcaggtgccttcagaggccagaagagggcagcattAGATTCCCTGACACtggtgttacaggtggttgtgggtgCTGGAGACCAAACTAATTTCGGCTACAGAAACAGTATGTGCTGGTAACTGCTACACCATCCCCCCCAAACCCAGAATAGCTTTCTTTAGCTGTCAGTTGCTTGGCTACTAGGCATAAGAGTCTCAACAAAACTAAGCAGCAACCATGGGCTCCTTGGCAGAAACTTACTTTTGTCCTTGGTAGAAACATCCCTCACTACCACACACAACCAGGAGCAGTCAGTCACCCAGCAGAATTGAGAGCCATAAGCACAGGGAGCACAAGTTATCCAAGGCAGCCATTGAGAGTGGCAGCAGGCCTTTTTTCTATCTGACCACTTCAGTTCTCCACCCTGGGTCACTCCAGTGTCCTGTCAAGTCTGCAGCAGCAACTTTTGCTAGTGCTGTATGTGATGACACTAGTAGTTCCCCTAGTGACATGGTCATTGCCACCTTGTACTTCTGTAAAAACTAGTGTCCGTTTGGCAAAGCAGGGAAGCTTTCAAGAAAGCATgcaagcggggctggggatttagctcagtggtagagcgcttacctaggaagcgcaaggccctgggttcggtccccagctccgaaaaaaaagaaccaaaaaaaaaaaaaaaaaaaaaaaagaaagcatgcaaGCAGGGAAGTTGAATTCATACCCTGCAGAATCCTTGTGTGGCTCTGGGGACTGACTTGACAAGAGTAgcaagagaatgaagaaaagacaacCCACAGACAGAAAATCTGGGATCAGGTGCTCTTGGCTCTCTGATGGAGAAGGGTCTGCACTGTGGAAGCCCAGAGTGTTTGTTGTATATAGTTGAACAGAGAAGTGGGGTTGCTGCCTACAGCTGAATCAAGGAGATGCTGTTTATGGTATGCTGCTCACAAAGCAGGTTTAGCTAATCTCCATAGGAGTAGTCTCTGCAGGAGAGCAATGTTAGACTGTAAATCTCTGAGAGGTGGGAAGAAGGCTGTGGTGGACATTTTCAGCATACACTGTGGACATGAACACATGGACCAGGGGAAGGCTTGGCATCCTCTGAGCCTCTCTATTGCAGGAAGACTTTTCCATtttcccatgggtctgaggcaATGATCCTTGAAATGCCAATGCCCATGTCAACAGCACACATTATTCAGGGCTTCCTCCACTCCCCACATACCTGGAACCCACTGGTTCCAATATGAACTAATCACTGAGGCTCCATAGCAGAAGGGACCTCCAATGTAATAAACTTGACACCATCTGTAAGCAAGGGGCACCCATCATTAAGCCATACACACCCTGCATTGTGCAactcttattatttattatattactgAACTTGTGGGCCAACTGTGCAACATTAGTGTGGACCCAAACGAAAGCTGGCCAACAGCCACAACATTAAAAGATGAgactcagggggctggggatttagctcagtggtagagcgcttacctaggaagcacaaggccctgggttcgatccccagctccgaaaaaaagaaccaaaaaaaaaaaaaaaaaaaaaagatgagactCAGACACACTTTGCCCACACTCTCCCAGGTCTACTTGCGTAGCTCTTCCCCATGTCCATCTGCCCCTAATCTCTCACTCTTGCCCTTTCACACAGACCCCTCTTCCAGGTCACATATTTCTCCCACACCAAGTGAATGGCTAAGTGTGTTGCTTGAAGTTTTGAACATTTCCTTCCTCTGTGCTGTATTTTACCCTGGGTGAGACTGAGAACGCAAGCAGACCATTTTTGGTTTCTTCTGCTTTCTACTGGCCCATCCTGAGTTTTTCTTCTCCATTAGTTGGTCATAGGAAACTCCCAAAAGTTAACGAAGAGGTGGaggcagcagagacaggtgggacTTAGGCCATGAGGTTATGAAACTTGTGTCTTTTGGATCTTCTCAAGCCTGATACACCACTTTGAACTTGGTAAGGCCAATAATTCATAGTTTGTGATGGTCAGGGGCACACTTTGTTCTTAATTGTATTACTGTCTGCTTCTTCCCTGTTCTGTGGTACCTTTCAGTCTATGCGGGAAATGTCAACTCTACTTTCTTTTATGTCACTACACTGACCTTCACCACTGGACAGATTCTACTCATCTCTGACAACCGCTGTGTCTTCCCATGGCAGGAGTACTACTTCACACAAGCTCTACGTGGCTGCCAAAGATGCCCAGAGGCCATGCTTGTGCCCAAGAAACCCTGGTTGGCACAGGGCAGAACAAACTAAAGTTGGGGAAGGGTCTGAGGCTGGGCCAGGGTCCCTGTCCACAGCTGCCAGTAGGCAAGTCCTCAGGCAAAAGAAATGCAAGTCCAAGGTCACAGATCTCTGGCACAGTTCTGGCAAAAATGCCCCATAGCTGGCAATAAGGCCATAGAGGGAAACTGAGACACCTTGCTTGGACTCCTACTGTATGACTTTGTATGCAGAGCCCCTCAGGGGAAGCAGCAGGTAAACAGAGCTTGACAAGTTGTgggcacctgcctctgcctctcaagcgctGGGATCAGAGGTATGGACAGACACAGGCaccaagaaggaggaggagggagaggaagaggagaaagagaaagaggaggaggagaagaaaagaaagataaga is part of the Rattus norvegicus strain BN/NHsdMcwi chromosome 1, GRCr8, whole genome shotgun sequence genome and harbors:
- the Kat5 gene encoding histone acetyltransferase KAT5 isoform X7, with the protein product MAEVGEIIEGCRLPVLRRNQDNEDEWPLAEILSVKDISGRKLFYVHYIDFNKRLDEWVTHERLDLKKIQFPKKEAKTPTKNGLPGSRPGSPEREVPASAQASGKTLPIPVQITLRFNLPKEREAIPGGEPDQPLSSSSCLQPNHRSTKRKVEVVSPATPVPSETAPASVFPQNGSARRAVAAQPGRKRKSNCLGTDEDSQDSSDGIPSAPRMTGSLVSDRSHDDIVTRMKNIECIELGRHRLKPWYFSPYPQELTTLPVLYLCEFCLKYGRSLKCLQRHLTKCDLRHPPGNEIYRKGTISFFEIDGRKNKASRVWMEREADFWIGLGAHLEEELLLQEESTKFHIVVY
- the Kat5 gene encoding histone acetyltransferase KAT5 isoform X1 yields the protein MAEVVSPVPGAGRREPGEVGRARGPPVADPGAALSPQGEIIEGCRLPVLRRNQDNEDEWPLAEILSVKDISGRKLFYVHYIDFNKRLDEWVTHERLDLKKIQFPKKEAKTPTKNGLPGSRPGSPEREVRKTLDLSLQPASAQASGKTLPIPVQITLRFNLPKEREAIPGGEPDQPLSSSSCLQPNHRSTKRKVEVVSPATPVPSETAPASVFPQNGSARRAVAAQPGRKRKSNCLGTDEDSQDSSDGIPSAPRMTGSLVSDRSHDDIVTRMKNIECIELGRHRLKPWYFSPYPQELTTLPVLYLCEFCLKYGRSLKCLQRHLTKCDLRHPPGNEIYRKGTISFFEIDGRKNKSYSQNLCLLAKCFLDHKTLYYDTDPFLFYVMTEYDCKGFHIVGYFSKEKESTEDYNVACILTLPPYQRRGYGKLLIEFSYELSKVEGKTGTPEKPLSDLGLLSYRSYWSQTILEILMGLKSESGERPQITINEISEITSIKKEDVISTLQYLNLINYYKGQYILTLSEDIVDGHERAMLKRLLRIDSKCLHFTPKDWSKRGKW
- the Kat5 gene encoding histone acetyltransferase KAT5 isoform X6 — protein: MAEVVSPVPGAGRREPGEVGRARGPPVADPGAALSPQGEIIEGCRLPVLRRNQDNEDEWPLAEILSVKDISGRKLFYVHYIDFNKRLDEWVTHERLDLKKIQFPKKEAKTPTKNGLPGSRPGSPEREVRKTLDLSLQPASAQASGKTLPIPVQITLRFNLPKEREAIPGGEPDQPLSSSSCLQPNHRSTKRKVEVVSPATPVPSETAPASVFPQNGSARRAVAAQPGRKRKSNCLGTDEDSQDSSDGIPSAPRMTGSLVSDRSHDDIVTRMKNIECIELGRHRLKPWYFSPYPQELTTLPVLYLCEFCLKYGRSLKCLQRHLTKCDLRHPPGNEIYRKGTISFFEIDGRKNKASRVWMEREADFWIGLGAHLEEELLLQEESTKFHIVVY